The sequence AGCGCGACGATCTCGCCGGGCCGGATGTCCAGGTCGACGCCGTCCACCGCACGCGCGGTGGCCGCTCCGCGCCTGCCGGGGAAGGTGACCTTCAGCGCCTCGGCGCTGAGCAGGGGGGTGATGGTCATGTCGTGCTCCCGACTTCCTCGGCTCCGGGCAGGCCGGAGTCCGTACCCGGCGCCGCGGACTCGGCCCCGGGCGGGCCCAACGGCGCCGCGGACTCGGTACCCGGCACGCCCAACGGCGCCGCGGACTCGGTACCCGCCAGGCCCAACGGCACCACGACGGCACCCGGTTCCACCAGCACACAGGCCGCCCGCCGCCCGTCCCCGGCGTCCCGCAGCTCCTGGTCCGCGGTGGCGCAGGATTCCAGCGCGACCGGGCACCGGGGATGGAACGTACAGCCGGACGGCAGCGCCGCCGGGTCCGGCGGGTCGCCCGGCAGCCCGCGCGGGGCGTGCCGGGAGGCGAGGTCGCCGATCCTGGGGAACGCGGCCGACAGGGCCTTGCCGTACGGGTGCCGGGCGTTCTCGTACACCTGCTTGGCCGGGCCCTCCTCGACGACCCGGCCCGCGTACATCACGGCCAGCCGGTCACAGGTGTCGGAGAGCACCGCCAGGTCGTGGCTGATCATGATCAGCCCGAGGTCCTGTTCGGCGACGAGCTGTTCGATCAGCCGCAGGATCTGCGCCTGGATCATCACGTCGAGCGCGGTGGTCGGCTCGTCGGCGACGATCAGGCGCGGGTCGCAGGCCAGCGCCATGGCGATCATGACGCGCTGGCGCTGACCGCCGGAGAGCTCGTGCGGATACGCCTGCGCACGGGCCGCCGGCAGCCCCACCTGCTCCAGCAGCTCACCGGCCCGCTTCCTGGCCGCCGCGGCGGTGGACTTCTTGTGCAGCAGGATCGGCTCGGCGATCTGGTCCCCGACCCGGTGCACGGCGTTGAGCGAGTGCATCGCGCCCTGGAAGACGATCGACGCCCCGGCCCAGCGCACCGCCCGCAGCCGGCCCCACTTCATGGTGAGGATGTCCTCCCCGTCCAGCAGGATCTCGCCGGACAGGGAGGCCGAGGCGGGCAGCAGCCGCAGCAGGGCGAGCGCCAGCGTCGACTTCCCGCAGCCCGACTCCCCGGCGATGCCGAGCTTCTGGCCCGCCTCGACGCGCAGATCGATGCCGCGCACGGCGGGCACGGCCGAGGCCCCGGAGCCGTAGGTGACCCGCAGGTCCCGTACGTCGAGCAGCGGCTGCCCGGTCGTGGGCTTCGTCGTGATGGTGGTCGTGGCGGTCAACGGGTCACCCCCAGCTTGGGGTTGAGCACGGTCTCGATGGTGCGGCCGCACAGCGTGAACGCGAGGGCGACGACCGCGATGGCGAGTCCGGGCGGGGCGAGGTACCACCAGTTGCCGGAGCTGACGGCACCGGCCTCACGGGCGTCCTGGAGCAGCCCGCCCCAGGAGACGATCGTGGGATCGCTGAGCCCGAGGAAGGCGAGGGTCGCCTCGGTGAGGATGGCGGTGGAGATGACCAGCGTGGTCTGGGCGAGCACCAGCGGCATCACATTGGGCAGCACATGGCGGGACATGATGTGTCCGTGGCCGCCGCCGAGCGCCTTGGAACGCTCGATGTACGGCCGGGACTCGACGGACAGCGTCTGCGCCCGCACCAGCCGGGCGGTCGTCGGCCAGGTCGTCACGCCGATCGCCAGGATCGTCGTCCAGATGGACCGCGACAGGACCGTGGCCAGCGCGATGGCGAGGACCAGGGTCGGCATCACCAGGAACCAGTCGGTGATCCGCATGATGACGGTCCCGTACCAGCCCTTGAAGTGTCCCGCCGTGATCCCGACCAGAGTCCCGATGGCCACCGACAGGAACGCCGCGAGCAGTCCGACGGTCAGCGAGACCCTCGTTCCCCACACCAGCAGTGCGAGCAGGCTGCGCCCGAACTGGTCGGTGCCCAGCGGGAACTGCCCGCTCGGTGACTCCAGGGGGCCGCCCGGCGCCTGGGTGACGCTCTGCGAGCCGGCACCCACCAGCAACGGGGCGGCCAGCGCGACCAGGGCGATCACGGCGAGGACGGCCAGGCCGACGAGGCCCGCCCGGTGGCCGCGGTACTGCTGCCAGAAGGCGGCCGCCGCCCGGCGTCTGCGGGCCCGGCCGAGCGCGCGCGGGCTGCCGTTCTGCACGGCATCGGTCGAAGTCGTCATCGGCCCACCCGGGGATCGAGCAGCGGATAGATCACATCGGCGAGCGTGTTCATGATGATCACCGCGGCGGCGAAGACGAAGAACAGCGCCTGCACCAACGGCAGATCGGGCACGCTCAGTGCCTGGTAGAAGAGCCCGCCGAGCCCCGGCCAGGAGAACACGGTCTCCACCAGGATGGCACCCGCGACCGTCGTGCCCAGGTTCACGAAGAGCAGGGTCACGGTCGGCAGCATCGCGTTGGGCACGGCATGGCGGCGGCGTACGAGGTCGTCGCGCAGCCCCTTGGCGCGGGCCGTCGTCAGATAGTCGCTGCCCATCTCGTCGAGCAGCGAGGAGCGCATCACCAGCAGGGTGCGCGCGTACTCGACGGCGACGAGCGTGATGACCGGCAGCACCATGTGGTGGGCGACATCGAGGACGTAGTCGAAGCCGCTCGTGTTGCCGGACTCCATGCCACCGGTCGGGAAGAGCCCGGGGATCGGGCCGATGCCCACCGACAGCGTGATGATCAGGAGCAGGCCGAGCCAGAACGACGGCACGGAGTAGAGGGTCAGCGCGAGGGCCGTGTGGGCACGGTCCCCGACGGAGCCGCTGCGCCAGGCGGACCGGGCGCCCAGCCAGACGCCGATCACCGTGTAGAGAACGAAGGCGGTGCCGGTGAGCAGCAGCGTCGCGGGCAGCGCCTCGCTGATCTTGTCGATGACGGGCGCGCGGAACTGGTACGACGTACCGAAGTCCCCGGTGAGCGCCTTGCCGCAGTACTCGGTGAACTGCTGCCAGAGCGGCAGGTCGAGGCCGAACTCGCGGCGCATCGCGGCGATCTGCTCCGTGGAGACCTGCCGGCCGCCGGTCATCTGCTTGACCGGGTCGCCGGGAATCAGCCGGAACAGGAAGAAGCTCGTGACGAGCACGGCGAACAGCGAGACGGCCGCGCCGACCAGCTTGCCCGCCACATAGCGGAGATAGGCGGCCGTGCTGCGGGACCGCGGACCGCGGGCCGACGGCCCGGCCGGAGCCGGGCCGTCGGATTCCGCACTGTCCACGCCCGCCGCGCCCTTCACGAGCGCGGGAGTGCTTTCTGTGCTCATGGACTATTCACGGTCTTCCGCGGTGGAACGACGACGCATGGCGAACAGCAGTCCGCCACCGGCGAGGACGACGACGGCGACACCGACACCGACGAGCACTCCGGTGGAGCTGCCACCGGAGTCGTCGGAGCCGGCGGAGGCGGCATCGGCCGGAACCGCCGACCACCAGCTCCAGTAACCGTCCTGGCCGTAGATGTTGCCGGCGTCCGAGGGCATCGTCGTGATCGACTCGATCTGGTCGGTGCGGTACGCCTCGACCGCGTTCGGGTACGCCATGACGTTCATGTACCCCGTGTCGTACAGCCGCGACTCCATCTGCTTGACGAGAGCGGCGCGCTTGCCCGTGTCGTACTCGACGTTCTGCTTCTTGTAGAGCTCGTCGAACTGCTTGTCGCAGATGAAGTTGTCGGTCGCGGCCGACTCCTTCGGCTTGGACGGCAGCGCGGCGCAGGTGTGGATCGACATCACGAAGTCGGGGTCCGGGTTGACGGACCAGCCGTCGAAGGCGAGGTCGTACTCACCGGCGTACCAGGGGTCGGAGACGTTGTCGATGCAGTCGACCTTCAGGCCGACACCGAGGTCGCCCCACCACTCCTGGAGGTACTTGCCGACCGCCTTGTCGTTCGGGTCGGTGGCGTGGCACAGGATGCGGAAGTCGAGCGGCTTGCCGTCCTTGCCGACGCGTTTGCCGTCGCTGTTCTTCTTGTAGCCGGCCTCGTCGAGGGTGCTCGCGGCCTTCGCCGGGTCGTACGCCAGTTCCTGATCGGCGGCGGGCTTCCAGAAGTAGTCGGAGAAGCGCGGCGGGATGTAGCCCTCACCCTCCACGGCGTGGCCCTGGAAGACCTTGTCGATGATGGTCGCGCGGTCGACGGCCATGAAGAGCGCCTGACGGACCTTCTGGTCGAGCAGGGCGGGGTGGCCGTCGCCGAACTTCTCGCCGTCCTTGGTGCGGGCGCCCGGGTTGACGGCCAGCGCGTAGAACCGCCTGCCCGGCGCGTCGTTCACCTTGATGTCGGGGGCGTTCTTGAGGGACGCCGACTGCGCGGGCGTCAGACTGGGACTGCCCGCGACGAAGGAGACCTCACCCTTGCGCAGGGCGGCGACGGCCGCGTCCTGGTCCTTGTAGTAACGGAAGACGATCTCGTCGAACTTCGGCGAACCGCGCCAGAAGTCCTTGTTGGCCTTCAGCTTCACATAGCTGTCGACCTTGTAGTCCGTGAGGATGAACGGCCCGTTCCCGACGATCGGGAACTCCGTGTCGTTGTTGAACTTGGAGAAGTCGGAGACCTTCTCCCAGACGTGCTTCGGGACGATCGGCACATCGAGCGCGGCCATCGTGGCCTGCGGCTGCTTCAGCTGGATGACCAGCTTGTCCGCACTGGGCGCGGTCACCTTCTCGAAGTTGGCGACGAAGTTGCCGTTGGCCGTGGCGGCGCCCTCGTCGGTCATCATCTTGTTGAAGGTCCACGCGGCGTCCTCGGCGGTGGCCTGGTGACCGTCGGACCACTTCGAGTCCGACCGGATCGTGTACGTCCAGGTCAACTTGTCCGCGGACGGCTCCCACTTGGTGGCGAGCCCCGGGATCGCGTGGTTGTCCTTGGGGTCGTAGTTGGTCAGGTAGTCGTACATGAGCCGGTAGACGCTCGTGCTGACCAGGCGCTGGGCGAGGAACGGACTCAGGGAGTCGACGCTCTGCGCGACCGCGACCGTGAGCGTCGTCCTGCCGCTGTCGGCGGCCTGCGCCTGCGGGGGCGCGGGTGTGAGGGGATTCCCGGGAACTACCGATCCGGCGGCGAGCGCCAGTGCGGCGGCGCCGGAGGCCAGAAGAACGCGCATGCGGCGGCGTGGCCGGGAGGAGCGTGGTGGAACTCTTGTGACCATGGGACGTGGACCTCGCGTCATGACTCGCTCGGGGAAGGCGGGTAGAGCTCTGGTTCGCCAGCTGGTGAAGCGAAGGTTTATCAGCGGTGGCCGAGTCGCGTCAACGGTCCGCCAAACCGCGTGTGGGCTGCGGGAATACGCGCAGGGCCCGCACCGTGGGAACGGTGCGGGCCCTCATTGGTTTAGACCTCTACTGCCCTACTGCTGGGGCGCCGGCGGTGGCTGCGGAGGAGTCTGCTGCCAGCCCGCGGGCGGTACGGGGCCCTGCAGTTCGCTCTGACCACCGGGCTGTCCGGCCGGCGGGGGCGGACCGGCCGGGCTCGTGCCCGACTGGGCCTGCGAGGGCAGCGACTGCTGCTGCCAGCCGTTCTGCTGCCAGTTCTGCTGGGCGCCGGGGCCCGGCTGAGGGGGATACGGCTGCTGCGGGGGCTGCTGCTGAGGGGCTTGAGGTCCCCCGTACGGCGGCTGCCCGCCATAGGGCTGTTGGGGGTACGGCTGCCCCGGCTGCGGCTGCTGCGGCGGGTAGGGCTGCTGTCCCGGCGCGGGCTGTCCCGGCTGGTGCTGACCGGGCATCGGCTGACCCGGCATGGGCTGACCGGGCTGCTGCTGTCCGGGCATCGGCGGGGCGAACTGCGGCGGCATGGAGCCGTCCGACGTCCACAGCCCCTGCTGCTGCTGGGCGCGCGAGAAGTCCTCGGCGACCATCGCGGAGAGGTGGAAGTACGCCTCGCGGGTCTTGGGCCGCATCATGTCGAGGTCGACCTCGGCGCCCGCGGACAGATGCTCGTCGAACGGTACGACGACGACGCCCCGGCAGCGCGTCTCGAAGTGCTGCACGATGTCGTCGACCTTGATCATCTTGCCGGTCTCGCGAACCCCGGAGATGACCGTGATCGAACGCTGCACCAGATCCGCGTAGCCGTGCGCGGACAGCCAGTCGAGCGTGGTCGACGCGCTGGACGCGCCGTCGACGGACGGCGTCGAGATGATGATCAGCTGGTCGGCGAGGTCCAGCACTCCCCGCATCGCGCTGTAGAGGAGACCGGTGCCCGAGTCGGTGAGGATGATCGGGTACTGCTTGCCGAGCACCTCGATCGCGCGCCGGTAGTCCTCGTCGTTGAACGTCGTGGAGACCGCCGGGTCCACGTCATTGGCGATGATCTCCAGACCGGAGGGCGCCTGCGAGGTGAACCGGCGGATGTCCATGTACGAGTTGAGGTACGGGATCGCCTGCACCAGGTCACGGATGGTGGCCCCGGTCTCGCGGCGCACCCGGCGGCCGAGGGTGCCGGCGTCCGGGTTGGCGTCGATGGCGAGGATCTTGTCCTGCCGCTCGGTCGCCAGCGTCGAGCCCAGCGCGGTCGTCGTGGTGGTCTTGCCGACACCGCCCTTGAGGCTGATGACGGCGATCCGGTAGCAGGACAGCACCGGAGTGCGGATCAGCTCCAGCTTGCGCTGACGCTCGATCTCCTCCTTCTTGCCGCCCAGCTTGAAGCGGGACACCCCGGACGGAGTACGGCTGCTCTTGGCCTTCTGTTTGCCCCGGACCAGGCGGTCGGAGGAGAGCTCGACGGCGGCCGTGTAACCGAGCGGTGCGCCGGGCACGGAACGCTCGCGCTGGTCATGGGTGACCGGCGTGGGCCAGGCGGTGCCGGTACGCGGGTCGACGGGCGGAGCCGGCGGACCGGGCTGCTGGGGTGCCTGCTGCTGCGGAGCCTGCTGCTGGGCAGGGAGGTGCTGCTGCGGCTGGTACGGCTCCGGCGGCTGCGGTGCCGTCGGAGCGATCGGCGCGGGCAGGTTGGGCGAGCTCTGCCCCGGCTGCTGCGCGGGGAGCGGGGCGGCCCCCTGGGCGGGGAACGAGGGGTGGGGCGCCTGCGGTGCCTGAGGTGCCTGAGGTGCTTGGGGGAACCCGTATCCGCCCTGCTGCTGCGGGAATCCGTACCCGCCGCCGGCCTGCGGGGCCTGTGGCGGCAGCGGTGCGCCCTGGCCGGGGAACTGCTGGAACTGCTGGTGCTGCGGGGGCTGCTGATGCTGCGGGAGCTGCTGGGGTGCCTGCTGCTGCGCCGGGAGGTGCTGGTGCGGCTGCGGTGCCTGGTGGGCCTGCGGTGCCTGGTGGGCCTGCGGTGCCTGGTGGGGTACCTGGGCCGGCTGCGCTGTCTGGGCGGGCTGGGGGAATCCGTATCCGCCGGGCGCCTCGTTCGCGGGTACCGGGGAGGGCCACTGCGCCGCGGACTGCGGTGCGGTGGGCTGCGGTGCCGCGGGCTGGAAGGCGGGCGGCAGCGGCGGCAGGGCGCCAGGGGCGGGCGGTGCGGGGGACCACGGCGCCGGAGCGGCGGCCTGCGGTACGTCCTGGGGCACCGCGTCCGTCACGGCGAGCGGGTGCGCGTCGGCGGGCGCCGTCGGGTCCGTCACGGCCGGGGCCTCGTCCGCCGGGGCGTCGGGGCTGCCGGCGCTCGCGGACTCCTCCGTGCCCCCGGCGCTCCCGAGGTCGTCGGCCACCGCGTCGGTATCCGTACCCGAGTCGGGGGCGTTCTCGTCGCGGTCCGCCGCGCTCGTCGCGTCCGGCGCCCCGTTCTCCCGGGCACCGGCCTCGGCGGCCTCATGCGTACCGCTGTCGGGAGCACCGCCGTCCGGCCCGGAGCCACCGGTGTCCGGTGACGGGGCGGCCGCCGCCTCGCGCTCCGCGATCTCCCGCTTCAGCGCGGCCGGGGAGAACCGCATCGTCGTGCCGCTCTCCAGATCACCGCCCCCGGCCTCCTCGGAAGGTGCCGGCGCGGGCACCGGCGCGGCAGGAGGCGCGGCCTCGGGAGACGGCGCCGACGCGGGCGGCACCGGAGAAGCGGGCGCAGGAGACGCGGGCGCCGCAGGAGACGGCGCCGGAGCGGGCGGTGCGGGCGCCCAGTTGGGGTCGAAGCCACCCGCGGCCGGCGGTCCCGGTACGGAGACCGGCGCCCCGTGGGGCGGTGGAGGCGGCGCCAGATGCGAACCGGAACCGCCCGACGAATCCCCCGTCGCGTTCTGCGTGTACCAGGCGGGCGGGGTGTAGTCGATGGTGAACTCACCCGTCATCTCGGCGGGATCCGCGTCGGACGACTCGTCGACGGGCGTGTTCCATCCCCCGCGGATCTCGTCCCGATCGCCGTTCACTTTGCCTCCTGGTGTGGTCGAGCACCCGTGTGCCGTGGGGGGTGGGGGTGTCCGTTCCCGGCGTTCGTTCCGCCCGGCTCTCCCCCTGGGACGCGCAATGCCTGTCCGCAGGTTCTGCTGCCACGCCCGGACCCACCCTAATCGCCATCGGGCTCTCTACGGCAGGCCGTAGGGCAAGGCAAGGTCCGTCCCGTACGTCACCCGCCCTTCCCGAGTGAACGGGAAGGGATACGGGGCACGAACCGAAAGGGGTACGAATGCGGAACGTTCCGTGCAAGTCGATCGCGTGAACCCACGCCGTGCCGTGCTGTGCCAGGCCATCCGGCGAGTCATGACGCGGCGCATCACCGCACAACACGGCACATCACGACCGGATATCAGTCCATCCGGCGGGCGCTGCCCAGCAGTCCGGTCTCGGCATCGGTCGCCTGCGTCATCACGAACTGCCGGTCCCGGTCCGTGCACCACAGCGTGACGCCGTCGGCCAGCGTGGACAGCGCCTGCGCCTCGGCGGGCTGCAGATTCATGATCCTGCCGATCTGCGCCGCTTCGTCCGGGGACACCCGCTGGACGCCGACGAGCGCCGACTTCTCCATCAGCCGCGGTGCCACCGGGCTGAGATAGGGCAGCAGTGTCACCACGGACTGCCAGGGCCCCGACACCACCCGGCCGCGCGGCGGCCGCATCCCGCAGTCACGCACCACGACGACCGGCGAACCGGCCGACGCGCCCTGCGGCGGCACCCGTCCCACATCGTGCAGCGAGACGCAGGGCTGCCCGCCGCCCGCCGCCTGGGCGAGCCCGGTCCAGGCCTGGGCCCGGCCGGTCTCCACCGCGATCCGTGCTCCGGTCGCGGCGGCGCGCAGCGCCAGTACCTGTGCCGTCCACAGCCCGCCGATCAGCGTGACCTCGTACGGAGTGGGCCGGTTGATGCCCAGTACCGCCGGGCGTCCTTCGGCGTCGACCCCGATCACCGTGCCGTCGTCACCGACCGGCAGGCCGAGCGAGGCCAGTTCGTCGAAGGAGATGGCGTGCCGGCCGCGGCGCGGACCGATGAGCCCGAAACCCAGCCGGGTCCGATTGCCGGTAGAGGTGGACATCAGCGGGTACCTCCG is a genomic window of Streptomyces sp. NBC_01237 containing:
- a CDS encoding ABC transporter ATP-binding protein, coding for MTATTTITTKPTTGQPLLDVRDLRVTYGSGASAVPAVRGIDLRVEAGQKLGIAGESGCGKSTLALALLRLLPASASLSGEILLDGEDILTMKWGRLRAVRWAGASIVFQGAMHSLNAVHRVGDQIAEPILLHKKSTAAAARKRAGELLEQVGLPAARAQAYPHELSGGQRQRVMIAMALACDPRLIVADEPTTALDVMIQAQILRLIEQLVAEQDLGLIMISHDLAVLSDTCDRLAVMYAGRVVEEGPAKQVYENARHPYGKALSAAFPRIGDLASRHAPRGLPGDPPDPAALPSGCTFHPRCPVALESCATADQELRDAGDGRRAACVLVEPGAVVVPLGLAGTESAAPLGVPGTESAAPLGPPGAESAAPGTDSGLPGAEEVGSTT
- a CDS encoding ABC transporter permease encodes the protein MTTSTDAVQNGSPRALGRARRRRAAAAFWQQYRGHRAGLVGLAVLAVIALVALAAPLLVGAGSQSVTQAPGGPLESPSGQFPLGTDQFGRSLLALLVWGTRVSLTVGLLAAFLSVAIGTLVGITAGHFKGWYGTVIMRITDWFLVMPTLVLAIALATVLSRSIWTTILAIGVTTWPTTARLVRAQTLSVESRPYIERSKALGGGHGHIMSRHVLPNVMPLVLAQTTLVISTAILTEATLAFLGLSDPTIVSWGGLLQDAREAGAVSSGNWWYLAPPGLAIAVVALAFTLCGRTIETVLNPKLGVTR
- a CDS encoding ABC transporter permease, producing MSTESTPALVKGAAGVDSAESDGPAPAGPSARGPRSRSTAAYLRYVAGKLVGAAVSLFAVLVTSFFLFRLIPGDPVKQMTGGRQVSTEQIAAMRREFGLDLPLWQQFTEYCGKALTGDFGTSYQFRAPVIDKISEALPATLLLTGTAFVLYTVIGVWLGARSAWRSGSVGDRAHTALALTLYSVPSFWLGLLLIITLSVGIGPIPGLFPTGGMESGNTSGFDYVLDVAHHMVLPVITLVAVEYARTLLVMRSSLLDEMGSDYLTTARAKGLRDDLVRRRHAVPNAMLPTVTLLFVNLGTTVAGAILVETVFSWPGLGGLFYQALSVPDLPLVQALFFVFAAAVIIMNTLADVIYPLLDPRVGR
- a CDS encoding ABC transporter substrate-binding protein; the protein is MVTRVPPRSSRPRRRMRVLLASGAAALALAAGSVVPGNPLTPAPPQAQAADSGRTTLTVAVAQSVDSLSPFLAQRLVSTSVYRLMYDYLTNYDPKDNHAIPGLATKWEPSADKLTWTYTIRSDSKWSDGHQATAEDAAWTFNKMMTDEGAATANGNFVANFEKVTAPSADKLVIQLKQPQATMAALDVPIVPKHVWEKVSDFSKFNNDTEFPIVGNGPFILTDYKVDSYVKLKANKDFWRGSPKFDEIVFRYYKDQDAAVAALRKGEVSFVAGSPSLTPAQSASLKNAPDIKVNDAPGRRFYALAVNPGARTKDGEKFGDGHPALLDQKVRQALFMAVDRATIIDKVFQGHAVEGEGYIPPRFSDYFWKPAADQELAYDPAKAASTLDEAGYKKNSDGKRVGKDGKPLDFRILCHATDPNDKAVGKYLQEWWGDLGVGLKVDCIDNVSDPWYAGEYDLAFDGWSVNPDPDFVMSIHTCAALPSKPKESAATDNFICDKQFDELYKKQNVEYDTGKRAALVKQMESRLYDTGYMNVMAYPNAVEAYRTDQIESITTMPSDAGNIYGQDGYWSWWSAVPADAASAGSDDSGGSSTGVLVGVGVAVVVLAGGGLLFAMRRRSTAEDRE
- a CDS encoding SCO5717 family growth-regulating ATPase, with the translated sequence MNGDRDEIRGGWNTPVDESSDADPAEMTGEFTIDYTPPAWYTQNATGDSSGGSGSHLAPPPPPHGAPVSVPGPPAAGGFDPNWAPAPPAPAPSPAAPASPAPASPVPPASAPSPEAAPPAAPVPAPAPSEEAGGGDLESGTTMRFSPAALKREIAEREAAAAPSPDTGGSGPDGGAPDSGTHEAAEAGARENGAPDATSAADRDENAPDSGTDTDAVADDLGSAGGTEESASAGSPDAPADEAPAVTDPTAPADAHPLAVTDAVPQDVPQAAAPAPWSPAPPAPGALPPLPPAFQPAAPQPTAPQSAAQWPSPVPANEAPGGYGFPQPAQTAQPAQVPHQAPQAHQAPQAHQAPQPHQHLPAQQQAPQQLPQHQQPPQHQQFQQFPGQGAPLPPQAPQAGGGYGFPQQQGGYGFPQAPQAPQAPQAPHPSFPAQGAAPLPAQQPGQSSPNLPAPIAPTAPQPPEPYQPQQHLPAQQQAPQQQAPQQPGPPAPPVDPRTGTAWPTPVTHDQRERSVPGAPLGYTAAVELSSDRLVRGKQKAKSSRTPSGVSRFKLGGKKEEIERQRKLELIRTPVLSCYRIAVISLKGGVGKTTTTTALGSTLATERQDKILAIDANPDAGTLGRRVRRETGATIRDLVQAIPYLNSYMDIRRFTSQAPSGLEIIANDVDPAVSTTFNDEDYRRAIEVLGKQYPIILTDSGTGLLYSAMRGVLDLADQLIIISTPSVDGASSASTTLDWLSAHGYADLVQRSITVISGVRETGKMIKVDDIVQHFETRCRGVVVVPFDEHLSAGAEVDLDMMRPKTREAYFHLSAMVAEDFSRAQQQQGLWTSDGSMPPQFAPPMPGQQQPGQPMPGQPMPGQHQPGQPAPGQQPYPPQQPQPGQPYPQQPYGGQPPYGGPQAPQQQPPQQPYPPQPGPGAQQNWQQNGWQQQSLPSQAQSGTSPAGPPPPAGQPGGQSELQGPVPPAGWQQTPPQPPPAPQQ